The Sulfolobales archaeon genome has a segment encoding these proteins:
- a CDS encoding adenylate kinase, whose protein sequence is MRHSFLVVVVVGIPGVGKSTVVNLARNFLEEKGFKSLVLNYGDFMLEELSDKGIVKSRDELRRLPLRIQLIHQANAARRMIRFAERELENLGTRGVLFIDTHLLIRTSSGFWPGLPLHVASEFMPDLIALIEAEPYEIIERQKRDTSRYRGDYSDPRLIEELLELNRREALVVATLTGSSIKIIRNNEGRAEEAARELAESIISLSTTHYKV, encoded by the coding sequence CTGAGGCATAGTTTTCTAGTTGTAGTCGTCGTAGGCATTCCCGGTGTCGGCAAGTCTACTGTGGTGAATCTCGCCAGAAACTTTCTAGAGGAGAAAGGTTTTAAAAGCCTCGTGCTCAACTATGGAGATTTCATGCTTGAAGAACTTTCTGATAAAGGTATTGTCAAGAGTAGAGACGAGCTTAGAAGACTTCCTCTAAGAATCCAGCTTATTCATCAGGCTAACGCTGCTAGAAGAATGATCAGATTTGCTGAGAGAGAGCTTGAGAACCTGGGTACTAGAGGAGTTCTCTTCATAGATACACATCTGCTCATAAGAACCTCCTCAGGTTTCTGGCCTGGACTTCCTCTGCATGTAGCCTCAGAATTCATGCCAGATCTTATCGCTCTAATCGAGGCGGAGCCTTATGAGATTATTGAGAGGCAGAAGAGAGATACCTCGAGATATAGAGGAGACTACTCAGATCCGAGACTTATAGAAGAGCTTCTAGAACTCAATAGAAGAGAAGCTCTTGTAGTAGCTACTCTCACAGGATCCTCTATTAAGATCATTAGAAATAACGAAGGAAGAGCTGAAGAAGCTGCGAGAGAGCTAGCAGAATCTATAATATCACTCTCAACCACTCATTATAAGGTATGA